ACACTTTGAGGCGGGTAAGCATGTCATTCTCCTGTGATCTGCCGTCTGATGCAGGTTGATGCGCAAGAGATCATACTACTACAGGCTGGCGCGGTCAACAGGTGGCGATTTGCCCCATTCTGGCGCCATTGTCTCAAGGATGGCGTTGTCGCCGGCCAGGCGTCGGGCCGCATTGGCCGCGGCCTGATGTTTATGCCTGTCTCTCCCCGGTCGCAAAACGCCCCGGAAAACCGCTGATGCGGGCGCGCACCACCTCGACGCCCTGGCTGTTGGTGCAGCGCCCGGCCAACCGCACCCACCCCCGGCCTTCGTCAACCTCCACCACCTCGGCCTCGGCCGTGATCGTATCGCCGACATAGACCGGAGCCAGAAACTCGGCCTGCATCTCGGTGGCCAGAAAGGCCCACAACCCACCCAGGTGCGTCAGCAGGCTGAATGTCAGCAACCCCGGCGCGATCCGCCGGCCAAAAGGCGTCGCCTGGACGAAGCTATCATCGGTGTGATAGGGGTTCACATCCCAGGTGGCGCCGATGAAGAGGGCGACGTCGCCTTCGGTCAGGGTGCGGGTAAAGGCGGCTTTGGCGCCAACGACGGGCGCTTCGGGGATGCGGCGGGGCAGGGGGGGTGGCTTCATGGCAAGGTCAGCGTCCGCGACATGATATGCAGATCATCGCGCCGCGTCCAGCCGATCTCCTCCCAAAACGCTTGCGCCGATGTGTTGCGCCGGTAGACGAAGAGATGGCACTTATCGATCCCCTCCTGGCGCAGCCCTGCCAGGCACTGCTCGACCAGCATCCCGCCCACCCCCTGCCGCCGGTGCGACTCGGCCACGGCCAGGTGGTGGATGAAGCCCCGCCGGCCGTCGTGCCCGCACAACACCGCCCCCACCAGCAGCT
The Caldilineales bacterium genome window above contains:
- a CDS encoding MaoC family dehydratase gives rise to the protein MKPPPLPRRIPEAPVVGAKAAFTRTLTEGDVALFIGATWDVNPYHTDDSFVQATPFGRRIAPGLLTFSLLTHLGGLWAFLATEMQAEFLAPVYVGDTITAEAEVVEVDEGRGWVRLAGRCTNSQGVEVVRARISGFPGRFATGERQA
- a CDS encoding GNAT family N-acetyltransferase; its protein translation is MSIQDYDTILSLWQAAEGVGLSAADERTAIARYLERNPGLSFTAWEGELLVGAVLCGHDGRRGFIHHLAVAESHRRQGVGGMLVEQCLAGLRQEGIDKCHLFVYRRNTSAQAFWEEIGWTRRDDLHIMSRTLTLP